GTGCTCGCAAAGAAATAATGCAAAAGATAAAAAGCAATCACCAAGATCACCACCATGCTAAGACTAGAAAAGCCCAAATTCACCATAAAACTTTGAGTCAAATCCCCCAAATACTGCAAAAAGCCCACACTCTTAAGCCCGCTGGCCAAAGTGATCAGCCCCCCAAAGAGGAAGAAAATATTATAGGCTGCGCTATTGGAAATAATGTCTTTCCAGCTAATGATACGGCTCACCCCCATCAGCACCATCGCTAAAAGCGCGGTCGTGGTCGCCTGCACCCCAAAAGCCTTGCCCCCAATCCAAAGGGCCAGAGTGAGCAAACTTAAAACACACATCAAAATTTCCTTATGGTGCATTTTGCCCATTTTCTTTAACTCCTCTTTAGCCCACAAACACGCCTCTTGCGAGCCCTTAAGCGTGGGTTTGCAAAGGTGGTAAGCTAGATAAGGGGTGAGCAAAAAGAGCACTACCCCAGCGGGCAAGAATGCCAAAAACCAGCCCAGCCAAGAGATTTCAGGCACATTGCTTTTTAGTGCGGTTTCCATCGCCAGTAAGTTAGGCGCTAGGGCGGTGAAAAACATGGAGGAAGTGACACAAGTGATCGCAATCCCCACCCACATCAAATATGCCCCCAATTTTTGGGGCTCTTTGTCCGGATGGCTTCCTACTAAAGGGGGGATATTGGCCACAATGGGGTAAATGATTCCCCCACTGCGCGCAGAGTTGGAGGGGATAAAAGGGGCTAGAACTAGATCGGCTAGAGCGACCGCATAGCCCAAACCTAAAGTGGTTTTACCCAAATGGGAGATGAGCCATAGAGCGATGCGCTTGCCCAATCCGCTTTTTTCATAACCCAAACCTAGCATAAAGGCGATGAAGACCAACCACACGGTTTTATTAGCAAAGCCTTTTAAGCCCCAATCGATGGCTGCACTGGGGCTTACATGCTCAGGGCTAGGACCTATGCGTAAGAGCACGCACAACGCCACTCCAATGACAGCCACAAAGGAGGCAGGCACAGGCTCGATGATGAGGCCTAAAACCACGCCGATAAAAACGCTAAAATACAGCCACGCCACTGGGTTTAAACCCTCTGGAACGGGCAAAAAAGAAAGAATCAAGCCCACGCCCACAGGCACAAGGTAACGCCAAAAAGAGAGAATTTGAGACATCTGCATTCCTAGAGGATTTTTAGATTATTGTAGTCCATTAAATAATTAAAAAGTCTTAATTTTAAGACCTTTTAAACAATCCTTTAATTTTATAGGGGTATTTCAATAACATTGTCCCCCAGTGGGCTTTGATTCCATTTTCTCTACACGCGCGCAAATTTTCTTTATTGGCAATCCAAAGGCTTTTTAACCCGCGCGTGCTCAAACCCCCAACCCCCATTTTTACCAACACTTCAGGAAGATATACCCACTCCACCCCGCCCAACACCAGTACTCGCAACAGCCATTCATAATCAGCAGAAATTTTATAATCGATCTTATAACCCCCAAAACGATCATAGACACTCTTTTTTACAAACACAGTCGGATGTGCGGGCACACGCCCATAAAAAAAGAGTTTAGGGTCGAATTCCCCGCTTTGGTAATAACGCACGACTTGGGAGTCTTTGACATAGATCAAATCCCCATAGACCATCTGCGCTTCTTGATTCTCTTGAAAGGTGCTAGCGACCTTGTGTAAGACTTGGGGGTGTGCGAAAATATCATCGCTATGCAAAATGCCAATAACCTCTCCGCGCGCGCGCGCGATGCCTTTATTCAGCGCGTCATAGAGTCCTTGATCAGGTTCACTTGTAAAACTCAAATGCGCGCCATAACGCTTTAAAATCTCCACACTCCCATCACAACTCCCCCCATCTACCACGATATGTTCTACTTCTTGATAATGCTGTGCCAAAACAGATTGGATAGCGGTTTCTAGGGTTTTAGCCCCATTGAAAACAACACTAATGATAGAAATTTTCACAAATACGCCCCGATCTGCTCTCGATCTTTAGCCTCTAAACTCCAGCTTAAAGCTCCCTCTAGGAGGGTTTGGTAACTAGCAGGGTTTAACTTCTCTAAGCGCTCCTTTAACTGCGCTTCATCCTGTGAATCAAAGAGATACCCATTAACTCCCTCTTGCACCAACACCTGCGCTCCGCAAGCTTTGCTCACCAAGACAGGCAAACCCACAGCTAAAGCCTCCTCCACCACTAAACCCCAAGGTTCGCTAAGACTTGGCAAGATCAAAACATCATGTGCGCACAAAAGCGCGCCTAGGCGCGTGTTTTCCACCGCCCCCAAAAAGACCACATTCGAACTTGCCATGTTTTTTAATGACTCCTCTAACTCCCCCGTGCCTACAAGGCTTAAAGATAGGTTAGGTAATTTAGCAAACACGCCAAGTAAAAATTCTAAATTTTTCACCGATGTCAAGCGGGCGATACAGATAAATTTTTGGGCATAGGGGCGCTTATCTCTGCGGTGTGGGGGGGGGTTGATAATTCCCACCCCGTGTGTGATTTTGATTTCGCCTTTAAAGTGTAGAGTTTCTAAAAGTTTGGCATGTAAATTCGAGCACACAAACGCCTTAGAGATGCGCTTTAAAAACAGGCGTTTTAAAAAACCTTTAAGCCCACCGGTAGCACTTTCCATAATGCTGGACTCCACCACCACGCCATTACATGATTTGGGACTTAAAAACGCCCCCGCCCAAAACTCTAAGCAATCCCAACCCCCTAACAACAGCGTTTTATAGGGTCTTTGTCTTAAAATTTTGAGCAATTTAGCAACATTACTCCATGCAGGGCGTTGTTGCAACGCGCCCTCAAAAAGCACATGATAATCAAAGCACGCCTTTTCTAGGGTGTTAAAATCTTTGGAGCGCACCTCTTGGGTATGGCTTGCCAAAAACACCACGCAAATTTTTAGGGACTTAGCCAATTTATTATAAAGATTCACCTTGTAAAAGACGGGTAAAGGGGTGATGATGAGGTAGTCTAACATGGTGTGATTTTCTCATAGAGCGCGCGATACTGCTTGGCGACCACCGCTTCGCTAAAGCGCTCTAACACCCACGCGCGCGCATGAGCACAAAGCTTGGGATAGTCAGGGGCATTTAACACCCATTCCATGCCCGCTTTTAAATCGGTGGTGTCAAAGGGGCGGGCTAGATAGCCATTTTTTTGATGAGCAATCAGATCGCCATTGCCCCCAATCTCAAATCCCACAACAGGCGTGCCACAAGCCAGACTTTCTAAAATTACATTGCTTAAATTCTCTTGACGGCTGGGCACGATGAGCACATCTAAGGCGTTATAGAGGGCGATGAGGCTAGTGTTATCGTGTAGTGCGCCTAAGGAGTGGGTTTTAAAGGATAGATGAGGCGCGCGCGCGTTTGCGCCAAAAATTACTAATTCTATCTGCGTAGATTCTAACTTACCCAAAGCTTCTAATAAGAGGTCATAACCCTTATTAGGATCGCTAATATCCATCGCCCCAAAGCCTATTAATTTTTTAGAAGTGGGTAG
This portion of the Helicobacter felis ATCC 49179 genome encodes:
- a CDS encoding glycosyltransferase family 4 protein, with amino-acid sequence MLDYLIITPLPVFYKVNLYNKLAKSLKICVVFLASHTQEVRSKDFNTLEKACFDYHVLFEGALQQRPAWSNVAKLLKILRQRPYKTLLLGGWDCLEFWAGAFLSPKSCNGVVVESSIMESATGGLKGFLKRLFLKRISKAFVCSNLHAKLLETLHFKGEIKITHGVGIINPPPHRRDKRPYAQKFICIARLTSVKNLEFLLGVFAKLPNLSLSLVGTGELEESLKNMASSNVVFLGAVENTRLGALLCAHDVLILPSLSEPWGLVVEEALAVGLPVLVSKACGAQVLVQEGVNGYLFDSQDEAQLKERLEKLNPASYQTLLEGALSWSLEAKDREQIGAYL
- a CDS encoding DASS family sodium-coupled anion symporter — translated: MSQILSFWRYLVPVGVGLILSFLPVPEGLNPVAWLYFSVFIGVVLGLIIEPVPASFVAVIGVALCVLLRIGPSPEHVSPSAAIDWGLKGFANKTVWLVFIAFMLGLGYEKSGLGKRIALWLISHLGKTTLGLGYAVALADLVLAPFIPSNSARSGGIIYPIVANIPPLVGSHPDKEPQKLGAYLMWVGIAITCVTSSMFFTALAPNLLAMETALKSNVPEISWLGWFLAFLPAGVVLFLLTPYLAYHLCKPTLKGSQEACLWAKEELKKMGKMHHKEILMCVLSLLTLALWIGGKAFGVQATTTALLAMVLMGVSRIISWKDIISNSAAYNIFFLFGGLITLASGLKSVGFLQYLGDLTQSFMVNLGFSSLSMVVILVIAFYLLHYFFASTTAHVSALLTLFISMGAGMAGVNVQELALFLMLGLGLMGILTPYGTGPSLVWYGSHYIPGAQFWKLGLIFGLLYLIALCVLCVPWVELVAHRWL
- a CDS encoding glycosyltransferase family 2 protein; amino-acid sequence: MKISIISVVFNGAKTLETAIQSVLAQHYQEVEHIVVDGGSCDGSVEILKRYGAHLSFTSEPDQGLYDALNKGIARARGEVIGILHSDDIFAHPQVLHKVASTFQENQEAQMVYGDLIYVKDSQVVRYYQSGEFDPKLFFYGRVPAHPTVFVKKSVYDRFGGYKIDYKISADYEWLLRVLVLGGVEWVYLPEVLVKMGVGGLSTRGLKSLWIANKENLRACRENGIKAHWGTMLLKYPYKIKGLFKRS